A genomic region of Helicoverpa zea isolate HzStark_Cry1AcR chromosome 8, ilHelZeax1.1, whole genome shotgun sequence contains the following coding sequences:
- the LOC124632721 gene encoding uncharacterized protein LOC124632721 isoform X2, whose amino-acid sequence MRWRSAEGLHQLVICFYDGDCKMENLAEYHVFEYLYNADGVAMNVHSKTKDNAKTSTRYAFENVRERTIHLIRACVVIMQGCQMEMPESYDVSLRLYYNEDAPEGYQAPGFLSAIEEHDHIESTLPESVKLGYVETPFHRMTTRTYIRETLGSSHDANPSQNPPKLTQNDRDDFQSSSAMRSASASSEMRVLCPCNKHDADDLIHAILTCQYCNTLQHAACYGILREKAAKVQRHCCTECSDMDPSRDPTDQRLASLSVKKRECLCIFRRTIEWCSYVSVIGAQDLVDKFALSPVNASKLMKLLHSHGIIDQGSDSDLVSPCKIIPDQLKSVISKFFQNEEEGLVDQLIAETLSQGSQPDPVGEVLSPMEKVNLQNASTLGKIIEPEPMQVFEDETLKEYRDAIMCDVEPEQGLPLSGSHNPVNVEDLGKRTRKRPNTAKRTGVKTKRARASND is encoded by the exons ATGCGTTGGCGATCAGCAGAAGGC cTACACCAACTAGTAATATGTTTTTACGATGGCGACTGCAAAATGGAGAATTTAGCAGAATACCACGTATTTGAATACTTGTACAATGCCGATGGGGTGGCCATGAATGTCCACTCTAAAACTAAGGATAACGCCAAAACTTCAACTAGATATGCATTCGAAAATGTTCGGGAAAGGACTATCCACTTGATCAGGGCTTGTGTGGTCATCATGCAAGGTTGTCAGATGGAAATGCCTGAGTCGTATGATGTCAGCTTGCGTCTGTATTATAATGAAG ATGCACCAGAAGGCTATCAAGCGCCAGGGTTTTTAAGCGCCATAGAGGAACATGATCACATAGAGTCAACGCTACCGGAGTCTGTGAAGTTGGGATATGTGGAGACGCCTTTTCACAGGATGACTACAAGGACTTATATTCGGGAAACCTTGGGATCTAGCCATGATGctaat CCATCTCAAAACCCACCAAAGCTGACCCAAAATGATCGGGACGATTTCCAGAGCA GTTCAGCAATGAGAAGTGCATCGGCCTCTAGTGAGATGCGGGTACTATGTCCGTGCAACAAGCATGATGCTGATGATCTCATACATGCTATTCTGACTTGCCA GTACTGCAACACTTTACAACATGCCGCGTGCTACGGCATACTGCGCGAGAAGGCAGCTAAAGTGCAGCGCCATTGTTGCACCGAGTGCTCCGATATGGATCCCAGCAGAGACCCCACTGACCAGCGACTGGCTTCCCTAAGCGTTAAGAAGAGAGAA TGCCTTTGCATTTTCCGTCGAACCATAGAGTGGTGTTCTTATGTGTCCGTGATCGGGGCACAGGACCTTGTGGATAAATTCGCTTTATCACCTGTAAACGCTTCCAAATTGATGAAACTCTTGCATTCACATGGCATCATTGATCAAGGATCGGATTCTGA CCTCGTTTCACCATGCAAAATAATCCCCGACCAGCTAAAATCAGTGATCAGCAAATTCTTCCAAAACGAAGAAGAAGGCTTAGTTGACCAACTGATCGCCGAAACGCTTTCTCAAGGTAGCCAACCTGACCCTGTAGGAGAAGTCTTAAGCCCAATGGAAAAGGTCAATTTGCAAAATGCGTCAACACTTGGCAAGATTATAGAACCGGAACCAATGCAAGTTTTTGAAGATGAAACGTTGAAAGAATATAGAGATGCCATTATGTGTGATGTGGAGCCAGAACAAGGTTTACCTTTAAGCGGCAGTCACAACCCTGTCAATGTTGAAGATTTGGGCAAAAGGACCAGGAAGAGACCGAACACGGCTAAAAGGACCGGAGTTAAAACAAAGAGGGCTAGAGCTTCCAACGATTAA
- the LOC124632721 gene encoding uncharacterized protein LOC124632721 isoform X1, whose product MSVVSTFTSQAVAEWSRLFPVQATETFTSSATFMKQLTVVAISTITYLKNVFPEESYTMETFGGIKLRILKKRCRDELAEFVSTALTQAFEALDKKYLHQLVICFYDGDCKMENLAEYHVFEYLYNADGVAMNVHSKTKDNAKTSTRYAFENVRERTIHLIRACVVIMQGCQMEMPESYDVSLRLYYNEDAPEGYQAPGFLSAIEEHDHIESTLPESVKLGYVETPFHRMTTRTYIRETLGSSHDANPSQNPPKLTQNDRDDFQSSSAMRSASASSEMRVLCPCNKHDADDLIHAILTCQYCNTLQHAACYGILREKAAKVQRHCCTECSDMDPSRDPTDQRLASLSVKKRECLCIFRRTIEWCSYVSVIGAQDLVDKFALSPVNASKLMKLLHSHGIIDQGSDSDLVSPCKIIPDQLKSVISKFFQNEEEGLVDQLIAETLSQGSQPDPVGEVLSPMEKVNLQNASTLGKIIEPEPMQVFEDETLKEYRDAIMCDVEPEQGLPLSGSHNPVNVEDLGKRTRKRPNTAKRTGVKTKRARASND is encoded by the exons ATGTCTGTAGTATCTACTTTTACATCGCAg GCTGTGGCAGAATGGTCGAGGCTATTTCCAGTTCAAGCCACCGAAACGTTCACAAGTTCGGCAACTTTTATGAAACAGTTGACGGTAGTCGCGATCAGTACCATCACATATTTGAAGAACGTTTTTCCTGAAGAAAGTTACACTATGGAGACTTTCGGAGGTATTAAGTTACGGATTCTGAAGAAAAGATGTAGGGACGAGCTAGCCGAGTTTGTGAGCACGGCACTAACCCAAGCTTTTGAGGCTTTGGATAAGAAATAC cTACACCAACTAGTAATATGTTTTTACGATGGCGACTGCAAAATGGAGAATTTAGCAGAATACCACGTATTTGAATACTTGTACAATGCCGATGGGGTGGCCATGAATGTCCACTCTAAAACTAAGGATAACGCCAAAACTTCAACTAGATATGCATTCGAAAATGTTCGGGAAAGGACTATCCACTTGATCAGGGCTTGTGTGGTCATCATGCAAGGTTGTCAGATGGAAATGCCTGAGTCGTATGATGTCAGCTTGCGTCTGTATTATAATGAAG ATGCACCAGAAGGCTATCAAGCGCCAGGGTTTTTAAGCGCCATAGAGGAACATGATCACATAGAGTCAACGCTACCGGAGTCTGTGAAGTTGGGATATGTGGAGACGCCTTTTCACAGGATGACTACAAGGACTTATATTCGGGAAACCTTGGGATCTAGCCATGATGctaat CCATCTCAAAACCCACCAAAGCTGACCCAAAATGATCGGGACGATTTCCAGAGCA GTTCAGCAATGAGAAGTGCATCGGCCTCTAGTGAGATGCGGGTACTATGTCCGTGCAACAAGCATGATGCTGATGATCTCATACATGCTATTCTGACTTGCCA GTACTGCAACACTTTACAACATGCCGCGTGCTACGGCATACTGCGCGAGAAGGCAGCTAAAGTGCAGCGCCATTGTTGCACCGAGTGCTCCGATATGGATCCCAGCAGAGACCCCACTGACCAGCGACTGGCTTCCCTAAGCGTTAAGAAGAGAGAA TGCCTTTGCATTTTCCGTCGAACCATAGAGTGGTGTTCTTATGTGTCCGTGATCGGGGCACAGGACCTTGTGGATAAATTCGCTTTATCACCTGTAAACGCTTCCAAATTGATGAAACTCTTGCATTCACATGGCATCATTGATCAAGGATCGGATTCTGA CCTCGTTTCACCATGCAAAATAATCCCCGACCAGCTAAAATCAGTGATCAGCAAATTCTTCCAAAACGAAGAAGAAGGCTTAGTTGACCAACTGATCGCCGAAACGCTTTCTCAAGGTAGCCAACCTGACCCTGTAGGAGAAGTCTTAAGCCCAATGGAAAAGGTCAATTTGCAAAATGCGTCAACACTTGGCAAGATTATAGAACCGGAACCAATGCAAGTTTTTGAAGATGAAACGTTGAAAGAATATAGAGATGCCATTATGTGTGATGTGGAGCCAGAACAAGGTTTACCTTTAAGCGGCAGTCACAACCCTGTCAATGTTGAAGATTTGGGCAAAAGGACCAGGAAGAGACCGAACACGGCTAAAAGGACCGGAGTTAAAACAAAGAGGGCTAGAGCTTCCAACGATTAA
- the LOC124632722 gene encoding uncharacterized protein LOC124632722, translating into MLCPEAYLVQNETVPKEEEETCRKKCKKIPGEGTGSLELNSYKNPKTWKKSISNFFRNQLRPTKSNDGDRPSGSKEQFEDKEISPEQKWQSLGKIFRRQSFDHYNKSSNQQGECSSPNKRLAVKKVLSSYFGKIKSSSATNDK; encoded by the exons atgCTGTGCCCTGAAGCTTATCTAGTGCAAAATGAGACAGTTcctaaagaagaagaagaaacatGCCGAAAGAAATGTAAAAAGATACCTGGTGAAGGTACTGGCAGCTTAGAATTAAACTCCTACAAAAATCCCAAAACTTGGAAGAAGTCTATATCTAATTTCTTTCGCAATCAGCTTCGTCCAACTAAATCGAACGAT GGAGATCGGCCATCAGGAAGCAAAGAACAATTCGAAGATAAAGAAATAAGTCCAGAGCAAAAATGGCAATCTTTAGGGAAAATATTCAGGCGCCAAAGTTTTGACCACTACAACAAGTCATCAAATCAGCAAGGAGAATGTTCATCTCCAAACAAACGTCTTGCTGTGAAAAAAGTGTTGTCAAGCTATTTCGGAAAAATCAAATCTTCGTCTGCTACAAATGATAAATAG
- the LOC124632279 gene encoding tyrosine-protein phosphatase non-receptor type 11 isoform X1 — MITRRWFHPTLTGVEAEKILLECGHDGYFLARPSMSNKGDFTLSVRRGNEVTHIKIQNNGEFLDLYGGEKFATLSELVQYYMDNQCQLREKNGNVIRLKTPLNCADPTTERWYHGQLTAKEAERVMLENGKNGSFLVRESQRQPGDFVLSVRTRDRVTHVIIRRQDNKYDVGGGQQFPDLVSLIEHYRNFPMVETTGEVLRLIQPFNATRIQVRHFHTRVKQLQKENEGPIESMAYKQGFWEEFETLQMMENLQLFDRMEGSKPENIRKNRYKNIIPFDRTRVVLKDIPPDAPPGSDYINANYIRCEMIDMGSDFHDSCSNGSYENSPYMSRESNNSPSKSKDKLSPVHTSVIVCEEKLGNVKIQGNGTKSIPPFEPSVLRTNPNYVNTTIPKSTEETENGVVDHVYNKIYIATQGCLSTTIAPFWSMIWQEDVRIIIMTTKEIERGKVKCERYWPELNKTEVFKKFTVQNEFESSTPDYTLRRFVVTKKEESSVKRTIYHFHFTAWPDHGVPSEPGRVLNILLDVNYRLQQIMTGPDPPAQAVVCVHCSAGIGRTGTFIVIDMILDQIRKEGFDCEIDIHRTVQMVRDQRSGMVQNEAQYKFIYMAVLEFIETEKQRIGLGPESSQDSPRVWSHSVPFL; from the coding sequence ATGATTACACGAAGATGGTTTCATCCCACACTAACAGGGGTGGAGGCAGAAAAGATACTCTTGGAATGTGGCCACGATGGCTACTTCTTAGCTAGACCCAGCATGAGCAACAAGGGCGACTTCACACTATCTGTACGGCGAGGTAACGAAGTGACACacattaagatacaaaataaTGGCGAGTTCCTTGACCTTTACGGAGGTGAGAAGTTTGCCACACTTTCAGAACTCGTTCAATACTACATGGACAACCAGTGTCAACTGCGTGAGAAAAATGGGAACGTCATTAGGTTAAAAACACCTCTTAATTGCGCTGATCCTACAACTGAGCGCTGGTACCATGGACAACTCACAGCTAAGGAAGCTGAACGGGTTATGCTGGAGAATGGTAAAAATGGTTCGTTTCTGGTTCGGGAGTCTCAACGACAACCTGGCGACTTTGTTCTATCAGTGAGGACGCGAGATCGAGTCACACACGTCATCATCCGCCGGCAAGATAACAAGTACGATGTCGGTGGTGGCCAACAATTTCCTGATCTTGTCAGTCTAATAGAACATTACAGAAACTTTCCGATGGTCGAAACGACAGGTGAAGTGTTGCGACTGATCCAGCCTTTTAACGCTACTCGTATCCAAGTGCGACATTTCCATACACGAGTGAAACAACTTCAAAAAGAAAACGAAGGTCCAATAGAGAGTATGGCATACAAACAAGGCTTCTGGGAGGAATTTGAGACTCTGCAAATGATGGAGAACCTTCAACTTTTCGACAGGATGGAGGGATCAAAGCCAGAAAATATACGAAAAAATCGGTATAAGAATATAATTCCTTTCGATCGTACCCGAGTGGTGCTAAAAGACATTCCTCCGGATGCACCTCCCGGCTCGGACTACATAAACGCCAATTATATTCGATGTGAAATGATAGACATGGGCTCCGACTTTCACGACTCTTGTAGTAACGGCTCTTATGAAAATAGCCCCTATATGAGTCGAGAATCAAACAATTCGCCTTCAAAGAGTAAAGACAAGTTGTCACCAGTTCACACAAGTGTTATTGTATGTGAAGAAAAGTTAGGTAACGTCAAAATTCAAGGTAACGGCACAAAATCAATCCCACCTTTTGAGCCGTCTGTCCTTCGAACAAATCCGAATTATGTTAATACCACAATACCGAAGTCAACAGAGGAAACTGAAAATGGTGTTGTCGATCACGTCTACAATAAGATATACATCGCCACTCAAGGTTGTTTATCGACCACCATAGCTCCATTCTGGTCGATGATATGGCAGGAGGACGTTCGCATAATTATAATGACAACAAAAGAGATCGAACGTGGTAAAGTAAAATGCGAACGATACTGGCCAGAATTGAACAAAACAGAAGTTTTCAAAAAGTTTACTGTACAAAATGAATTTGAATCGTCTACGCCAGATTACACGTTGCGGCGTTTTGTAGTTACGAAAAAAGAGGAAAGCAGCGTTAAAAGAACAATTTATCATTTTCACTTTACTGCGTGGCCGGACCACGGCGTTCCATCGGAGCCGGGCCGAGTTCTGAATATACTGTTAGATGTAAATTATAGGCTGCAACAGATTATGACCGGGCCGGATCCACCCGCACAAGCAGTCGTGTGCGTCCATTGCTCGGCGGGCATTGGCAGAACAGGGACCTTTATAGTCATCGATATGATTCTAGATCAAATAAGGAAAGAGGGATTCGACTGTGAAATCGATATCCATCGTACTGTTCAAATGGTGCGAGACCAGCGCTCTGGTATGGTGCAAAACGAGGCACagtataagtttatttatatggCCGTTTTAGAGTTTATTGAAACTGAGAAACAGAGAATTGGTCTTGGACCGGAATCGAGCCAAGACTCTCCTCGTGTGTGGTCGCATTCCGTACCTTTTTTATGA
- the LOC124632279 gene encoding tyrosine-protein phosphatase corkscrew isoform X2, with amino-acid sequence MITRRWFHPTLTGVEAEKILLECGHDGYFLARPSMSNKGDFTLSVRRGNEVTHIKIQNNGEFLDLYGGEKFATLSELVQYYMDNQCQLREKNGNVIRLKTPLNCADPTTERWYHGQLTAKEAERVMLENGKNGSFLVRESQRQPGDFVLSVRTRDRVTHVIIRRQDNKYDVGGGQQFPDLVSLIEHYRNFPMVETTGEVLRLIQPFNATRIQVRHFHTRVKQLQKENEGPIESMAYKQGFWEEFETLQMMENLQLFDRMEGSKPENIRKNRYKNIIPFDRTRVVLKDIPPDAPPGSDYINANYIRCEMIDMGSDFHDSCSNGSYENSPYMSRESNNSPSKSKDKLSPVHTSVIVCEEKLGNVKIQGNGTKSIPPFEPSVLRTNPNYVNTTIPKSTEETENGVVDHVYNKIYIATQGCLSTTIAPFWSMIWQEDVRIIIMTTKEIERGKVKCERYWPELNKTEVFKKFTVQNEFESSTPDYTLRRFVVTKKEESSVKRTIYHFHFTAWPDHGVPSEPGRVLNILLDVNYRLQQIMTGPDPPAQAVVCSSNLW; translated from the exons ATGATTACACGAAGATGGTTTCATCCCACACTAACAGGGGTGGAGGCAGAAAAGATACTCTTGGAATGTGGCCACGATGGCTACTTCTTAGCTAGACCCAGCATGAGCAACAAGGGCGACTTCACACTATCTGTACGGCGAGGTAACGAAGTGACACacattaagatacaaaataaTGGCGAGTTCCTTGACCTTTACGGAGGTGAGAAGTTTGCCACACTTTCAGAACTCGTTCAATACTACATGGACAACCAGTGTCAACTGCGTGAGAAAAATGGGAACGTCATTAGGTTAAAAACACCTCTTAATTGCGCTGATCCTACAACTGAGCGCTGGTACCATGGACAACTCACAGCTAAGGAAGCTGAACGGGTTATGCTGGAGAATGGTAAAAATGGTTCGTTTCTGGTTCGGGAGTCTCAACGACAACCTGGCGACTTTGTTCTATCAGTGAGGACGCGAGATCGAGTCACACACGTCATCATCCGCCGGCAAGATAACAAGTACGATGTCGGTGGTGGCCAACAATTTCCTGATCTTGTCAGTCTAATAGAACATTACAGAAACTTTCCGATGGTCGAAACGACAGGTGAAGTGTTGCGACTGATCCAGCCTTTTAACGCTACTCGTATCCAAGTGCGACATTTCCATACACGAGTGAAACAACTTCAAAAAGAAAACGAAGGTCCAATAGAGAGTATGGCATACAAACAAGGCTTCTGGGAGGAATTTGAGACTCTGCAAATGATGGAGAACCTTCAACTTTTCGACAGGATGGAGGGATCAAAGCCAGAAAATATACGAAAAAATCGGTATAAGAATATAATTCCTTTCGATCGTACCCGAGTGGTGCTAAAAGACATTCCTCCGGATGCACCTCCCGGCTCGGACTACATAAACGCCAATTATATTCGATGTGAAATGATAGACATGGGCTCCGACTTTCACGACTCTTGTAGTAACGGCTCTTATGAAAATAGCCCCTATATGAGTCGAGAATCAAACAATTCGCCTTCAAAGAGTAAAGACAAGTTGTCACCAGTTCACACAAGTGTTATTGTATGTGAAGAAAAGTTAGGTAACGTCAAAATTCAAGGTAACGGCACAAAATCAATCCCACCTTTTGAGCCGTCTGTCCTTCGAACAAATCCGAATTATGTTAATACCACAATACCGAAGTCAACAGAGGAAACTGAAAATGGTGTTGTCGATCACGTCTACAATAAGATATACATCGCCACTCAAGGTTGTTTATCGACCACCATAGCTCCATTCTGGTCGATGATATGGCAGGAGGACGTTCGCATAATTATAATGACAACAAAAGAGATCGAACGTGGTAAAGTAAAATGCGAACGATACTGGCCAGAATTGAACAAAACAGAAGTTTTCAAAAAGTTTACTGTACAAAATGAATTTGAATCGTCTACGCCAGATTACACGTTGCGGCGTTTTGTAGTTACGAAAAAAGAGGAAAGCAGCGTTAAAAGAACAATTTATCATTTTCACTTTACTGCGTGGCCGGACCACGGCGTTCCATCGGAGCCGGGCCGAGTTCTGAATATACTGTTAGATGTAAATTATAGGCTGCAACAGATTATGACCGGGCCGGATCCACCCGCACAAGCAGTCGTGTGC tCTTcc
- the LOC124632294 gene encoding protein yippee-like 5: MGKIFLDHIGGTRLFSCASCDVNLTNRSELISTRFTGATGRAFLFHKVVNLVYSEVQDRVMLTGRHMVRDVSCKNCGTKLGWVYEFATEENQRYKEGRVILERALVTESDGIEEIQVNNDD, from the exons ATGGGGAAAATATTTCTTGACCACATTGGTGGTACTCGTTTATTCTCATGTGCATCTTGCGACGTGAATTTGACGAATCGTTCGGAGTTGATTAGCACACGGTTTACTGGAGCCACAG GTCGAGCATTTTTATTCCATAAAGTAGTGAACCTAGTGTACTCCGAGGTGCAGGACCGTGTCATGTTGACAGGGCGTCACATGGTGCGCGACGTATCTTGCAAGAACTGTGGCACTAAACTTGGCTGGGTGTATGAATTTGCTACTGAGGAGAACCAGAG ATATAAGGAGGGGCGTGTAATTCTTGAAAGGGCTCTTGTGACGGAGAGTGATGGCATTGAAGAAATCCAAGTTAACAATGATGACTAG
- the LOC124632297 gene encoding TBC1 domain family member 19 has translation MEGIKEEAIHHTALKLAEEIKNLSIYKSFYSDVQKLVSSPNVKKEDFKQTLQQAMKEKGLDTKLRNTVFHWVRTQSKQNKLDPLTSLLKASAQWEKRIHKSLNSMCTDLETSLAKIRPQSEQEELSEKWNELSTYTLDLSKYRPVYAPKDFLEVLITLSGYVPYTREDEPKWEFAHLPIQVKTLDQLRKVFPEWSNGEPLLGVNPSMPSTVPGFATLEAERISLGERVAALGYAPVVQEYLKKGSPQCLRAKLWSQVLGSDVKIPQMTYFAQLKKNVLEVDLMIDKLIFKDVQLTASNDDQYFVFEDLLYQVMLCFSRDIEVMQHLKGSIGNPPTVTIKGKQTSLESITVFPPSGIIPFHGFTMYATPFCYLYDDPVQLYYTFRAFYIRYWHRLHYISTHPQGIVSLCLLYERLLEANEPLLWIHFRNININPIRVVFKWLMRAFSGHLPPDQLLLLWDAILGYDCLEILPLLALAILSFRKENIFQVNTLQNVDAVLADLSTISVIPLLQLALMKA, from the exons ATGGAAGGTATAAAAGAAGAAGCCATACACCACACAGCATTAAAACTAGccgaagaaataaaaaatctctCAATATACAAATCATTTTATAGTGATGTACAG aaattaGTATCGTCACCAAATGTTAAAAAAGAAGATTTTAAACAAACATTGCAGCAAGCTATGAAAGAGAAGGGTTTGGACACTAAACTTAGGAATACAGTTTTTCATTGGGTCAGAAcacaaagtaaacaaaat aaattggACCCACTTACATCACTATTAAAAGCAAGTGCTCAATGGGAGAAGAGAATAcacaaatctttaaattcaatgtGCACAGATCTGGAGACGTCACTAGCTAAAATTAGACCTCAAAGTGAACAAGAGGAGTTATCTGAAAAGTGGAATGAACTTAGTACTTATACTTTAG ATCTTTCGAAATACCGACCAGTTTATGCGCCAAAAGACTTCTTGgaagtactaataactttatcCGGTTATGTTCCTTACACGAGAGA AGATGAACCTAAATGGGAGTTTGCTCATTTACCCATTCAAGTGAAAACACTAGACCAATTA CGAAAAGTATTCCCCGAATGGTCAAACGGAGAGCCTCTTCTAGGCGTCAACCCTAGCATGCCAAGTACAGTACCAGGGTTTGCAACACTAGAAGCTGAACGCATAAGTTTGGGGGAAAGAGTAGCGGCCCTCGGTTACGCGCCTGTGGtacaagaatatttaaaaaaaggcaGTCCTCAATGTCTGAGGGCGAAGTTGTGGTCCCAAGTTTTGGGCTCCGATGTTAAGATTCCG CAAATGACATACTTCGCCCAGCTAAAGAAGAATGTCCTGGAAGTAGATTTGATGATAGACAAGCTTATTTTCAAAGATGTGCAGTTGACAGCATCTAATGATGATCAGTATTTTGTATTTGAAGATTTGCTCTATCAG GTCATGTTATGTTTCTCCCGTGATATCGAAGTGATGCAGCACTTGAAGGGCAGTATCGGCAACCCGCCCACCGTCACTATCAAAGGCAAACAGACTTCGCTCGAAAGCATCACTGTTTTTCCGCCGAGCGGGATTATTCCCTTCCATGGGTTCACTATGTATG CAACACCATTCTGCTATCTGTACGACGATCCAGTTCAGTTGTACTACACGTTTCGTGCATTCTACATACGATATTGGCATCGGCTCCACTATATTTCGACTCATCCACAg GGTATAGTATCATTGTGCCTTTTATACGAGAGGCTTTTAGAAGCGAACGAACCATTATTATGGatacattttagaaatattaatattaatcc aaTCAGAGTGGTGTTCAAATGGTTGATGCGAGCATTCAGCGGTCATCTACCACCGGATCAATTACTTCTACTCTGGGATGCCATACTCGGCTACGATTGTTTAGAAATCCTACCATTATTGGCGCTGGCAATACTTAGTTTTAGAAAAGAGAATATATTCCAAGTGAATACTTTGCAGAACGTTGATGCCGTGTTGGCGGATTTGTCTACCATATCTGTTATACCGTTGTTGCAATTAGCGTTAATGAAGGCCTGA
- the LOC124632280 gene encoding alkylated DNA repair protein alkB homolog 8, with product MNEKMDENKKTDRKTKRFAARLKSSKGITCTDVPGPNIVICNAGQATGLEKEAVNLLVKECGLSKHKFIAEKGETYSFLIFATTVDAQLFYDKYNGKAKADENGTPLYINYVEKVPNTEIICPHENPKGLYLLKNFISEDEENLFIKLFDWNSESNLKNRQVRHYGYEFRYGSNDVDLNNPLIEKIPEECDVLWERLKEQGFDLGVPDQLTVNKYSPGQGIPSHVDKHSPFGDTILSLSLGSDVVMDWKHHSGKYVPTQVQARSLLVMQDEARYDWQHGIQPRTWDPIIENRLENGQNIKVITSDTVQRNTRISLTFRWTRIGPCECRYKTLCDSAEKVSPDNLKDDLASNLEDLHVHQVYDQIAGHFSTTRHKPWPKVVQFMEDVPTGSVVMDLGCGNGKNILRRDDIMQIAGERSSGLLSECKEHLRDIHKADCVRLDLLNPMLRDGTADIVICIAVIHHFSSKARRLQAISTIHRLLRKDGRALITVWAKDQTKSNYLCKSKQEQHDNNMAEMQVTVGGVNLPVHENRTQFKHQDLLVPWKLRKVTQNKLANTPANTLLRYYHVFEENELDELCKEADFTIEKSFYEEGNWCVVCKKK from the exons ATGAATGAAAAAATGGACGAGAACAAAAAAACTGATCGGAAAACGAAAAGATTTGCCGCTCGGTTGAAAAGTTCTAAAGGAATAACCTGTACCGATGTGCCTGGACCG AATATAGTTATTTGCAATGCTGGTCAAGCAACTGGTTTGGAGAAAGAAGCTGTAAATCTATTAGTTAAAGAGTGTGGTCTGAGTAAACACAAGTTTATCGCTGAAAAAGGGGAAACTTATTCCTTCCTGATTTTTGCAACAACTGTTGATGCTCAATTGTTTTATGACAAATATAATGGTAAAGCTAAAGCTGACGAAAATGGAACCCCACTCTATATAAACTATGTAGAAAAAG tTCCCAATACAGAAATAATATGTCCACATGAAAATCCTAAAGGATTGTATTTACTGAAAAATTTTATCAGTGAAGATGAAGaaaacctatttataaaattatttgattggAACTCAgagtccaatttgaaaaaccGTCAAGTAAGACATTATGGCTATGAGTTTAGATATGGAAGTAATGATGTGGATTTAAATAATCCTTTGATAGAGAAAATACCTGAAGAATGTGATGTATTGTGGGAGAGATTGAAGGAACAAGGATTTGACTTAGGTGTACCGGATCAGCTGACTGTTAATAAATACAGTCCTGGACAAG GAATACCATCACACGTGGATAAACACAGTCCTTTTGGAGACACAATCCTGTCTCTCTCTCTTGGTTCAGATGTGGTGATGGATTGGAAGCATCACAGTGGGAAATATGTGCCAACTCAAGTTCAGGCAAGATCTCTACTTGTTATGCAAGATGAGGCCAG ATATGACTGGCAGCATGGTATCCAACCTCGAACATGGGATCCCATCATCGAAAATCGGTTAGAAAACGGACAGAACATCAAAGTTATTACTAGTGACACTGTACAAAGGAATACGAGAATTTCTCTTACCTTCCGTTGGACTAGGATTGGTCCATGTGAGTGTAGGTACAAGACTCTCTGTGACAGTGCAGAGAAGGTGTCTCCAGATAACTTGAAAGATGACCTGGCTTCTAATTTGGAAGACTTACATGTGCATCAG gtcTACGATCAAATAGCGGGTCACTTCAGTACGACACGGCACAAGCCATGGCCGAAAGTAGTTCAGTTCATGGAAGACGTTCCTACGGGCAGTGTGGTCATGGATCTAGGATGTGGTAACGGCAAGAATATACTGCGGCGAGATGATATTATGCAG ATTGCTGGCGAACGCAGTTCAGGCTTGCTATCAGAATGCAAGGAGCATTTACGTGATATCCATAAAGCAGATTGTGTACGACTGGATCTATTGAACCCTATGCTGAGGGATGGCACTGCTGATATAGTTATTTGTATTGCTGTTATTCATCATTTTAGCAGCAAG GCTAGAAGACTTCAAGCCATATCAACAATACATCGTCTTCTGCGCAAAGATGGCCGCGCCCTAATCACTGTTTGGGCTAAAGACCAAACTAAGTCTAACTACCTCTGCAAAAGCAAACAAGAACAACATGATAACAATATGGCCGAAATGCAAGTAACGGTAGGAGGAGTCAACCTCCCAGTACATGAAAACAGAACACAATTCAAACATCAAGACTTACTCGTGCCTTGGAAGCTAAGAAAAGTCACACAAAATAAACTAGCAAATACACCAGCGAACACCTTACTAAGATATTACCATGTCTTCGAAGAAAATGAACTAGATGAACTATGCAAAGAGGCAGATTTCACAATCGAAAAAAGTTTCTATGAAGAGGGTAACTGGTGTGTtgtatgtaagaaaaaataa